One window from the genome of Epinephelus fuscoguttatus linkage group LG3, E.fuscoguttatus.final_Chr_v1 encodes:
- the LOC125886429 gene encoding noggin-2-like, translated as MPRLLSCLCWISLFVHLHGSTLSTFNISTQIQLPNVTQDEEDKGWDSPFLQLRASLPSYSQPVRPYTLLTNTEDYHYMPKPRHRRPSRLLRLLGSSFDPFWMSIEQPAEATGVHGDGQPLPAKLPNYTTARKKFNLTASPELREAAETHHQKLVKEVADLDLSPLPSHAASSVRDWLVRSATCGLSYQWVDQGPAFWPRWLRQTDCERSDGVGSCSFPVGMECVRAQTSHIRILAWHCLGIGEGSDESRRIKADRFDGSTEMGTGDAMKRCLWRQVPYPVVTACACSCQ; from the coding sequence ATGCCAAGACTGCTCAGCTGTCTCTGCTGGATTTCTCTCTTTGTCCATCTGCATGGATCTACATTGTCTACTTTTAACATTTCAACCCAGATCCAGCTTCCAAATGTGACTCAAGATGAGGAGGACAAAGGCTGGGATTCACCATTTCTTCAGCTGAGAGCCAGTCTACCATCTTACTCGCAGCCAGTCCGCCCATACACCCTGCTGACAAACACCGAAGACTACCACTACATGCCCAAACCCAGACATCGCCGACCTTCTCGCCTCCTGCGTCTTCTGGGGTCCTCTTTTGACCCCTTTTGGATGTCCATAGAGCAGCCGGCTGAAGCCACTGGGGTTCATGGTGATGGTCAACCTTTGCCTGCAAAATTACCCAACTACACCACTGCCAGGAAGAAGTTCAACCTGACCGCTTCTCCAGAGCTGAGAGAGGCTGCAGAGACCCATCACCAGAAGCTGGTAAAGGAAGTGGCAGATCTGGACCTCAGTCCTCTGCCCTCACATGCTGCAAGTTCAGTCAGAGACTGGttagtgcgctctgccacttgTGGCTTAAGCTACCAATGGGTGGATCAGGGTCCTGCTTTCTGGCCACGTTGGCTCCGGCAGACAGACTGTGAAAGATCAGATGGAGTGGGAAGTTGCTCTTTTCCTGTTGGGATGGAGTGTGTGCGAGCTCAGACAAGTCACATAAGGATTCTGGCTTGGCACTGCTTGGGAATTGGAGAGGGAAGCGATGAGTCTAGAAGGATTAAAGCTGACAGGTTTGATGGCAGCACTGAGATGGGGACAGGTGACGCCATGAAAAGATGTTTATGGAGGCAAGTGCCTTATCCTGTGGTCACAGCATGTGCATGTTCATGTCAATGA
- the LOC125886426 gene encoding target of Myb protein 1-like: MFSIGETMEFLMGNPFSTPVGQRIEQATSGSLQSEDWGLNMEICDIINETDEGPRDAVKAIKKRIVGNKNFREIMLALTVLETCVKNCGQRFHVLVASQEFVEGVLVRSILPKYNPPTALHDRVLSLIQSWADAFRSTPSLAGVVYVYDDLRRRGLEFPMTDLDALSPIHTPNRSIPENGTAEMTPAAAPTQQSQPQAPSSVTTQNTLPPVESSEEPASLSAEQEQKLRSELALVKGNLTVMSEMLNELIPGQSKQDDTELLQQLYSMCKSMQTRVVELIPQLLDEGFIEELLVVNDDLNNAFIRYERFDRLNKAQIPNTQQSSTTIPSLIDLSPEPSTLSQPAVIATTSQPAVSTGANQQQSANHKEEEEFDMFAQTRGSSLAEQRKSVRYEDPGAVEGLAGALDTRLQVTGGMPPAKNSLQNDVDKWLTCDMEDHSLVSEGVSSEEFDKFLEDRAKAADQGGQAVRSGPPSTSRPPPQSTRQQDRSHDQLFSL, translated from the exons ATGTTTTCAATCGGGGAGACGATGGAGTTTCTAATGGGAAACCCCTTTTCAACGCCCGTCGGTCAGAGAATCG AGCAAGCGACCAGCGGCTCTCTACAGTCAGAGGACTGGGGGCTCAACATGGAGATATGTGACATCATCAACGAGACAGATGAGGG GCCAAGAGACGCTGTCAAGGCTATTAAGAAGAGAATTGTTGGAAACAAGAACTTCAGAGAGATCATGTTGGCCCTTACT GTTCTTGAGACCTGTGTGAAGAACTGTGGCCAACGCTTCCACGTTCTTGTGGCGTCGCAGGAGTTTGTTGAAGGAGTTTTGGTCCGCTCCATTCTGCCCAAATACAACCCTCCCACTGCCCTCCATGACAGGGTGCTCAGCCTCATACAG TCATGGGCTGATGCATTTCGTAGCACTCCCTCCCTAGCAGGGGTGGTGTACGTATATGATGACCTGAGGAGACGTGGTCTAGAGTTCCCCATGACAGATCTGGATGCTCTGTCCCCCATCCACACTCCAAATAGG AGTATCCCAGAAAATGGGACTGCTGAGATGacccctgctgctgctcccacACAGCAGTCACAACCACAAGCACCTTCCAGTGTTACCACTCAGAATACTTTACCCCCAGTCGAGTCCAGTGAGGAGCCAGCTTCCCTCTCTGCAGAACAG GAACAGAAGCTGCGAAGCGAGCTGGCGCTGGTGAAGGGAAATCTTACTGTGATGTCAGAAATGCTGAATGAGTTAATACCTGGACAGAGCAAGCAAGATGATACAGAGCTgctacag CAACTGTACTCGATGTGTAAGAGTATGCAGACTCGAGTGGTGGAGCTCATCCCCCAGCTGCTGGATGAAGGGTTTATTGAAGAGCTGCTCGTGGTCAACGATGACCTCAACAATGCCTTCATCCGCTATGAGAG GTTTGACAGACTGAACAAGGCACAAATTCCAAATACTCAACAG AGCTCTACCACAATCCCGAGCCTCATCGACCTCAGCCCTGAGCCATCAACTCTCAGCCAACCTGCTGTCATCGCAACAACCAGCCAACCAGCAGTCAGTACCGGGGCCAATCAACAGCAATCAGCCAACCACA aagaggaggaggagtttgaCATGTTTGCCCAGACAAGAGGCAGCTCCCTGgctgagcagaggaaaag TGTTAGGTATGAGGACCCGGGAGCTGTGGAGGGCCTTGCTGGAGCTCTGGATACGAGGTTGCAGGTCACAGGAGGG ATGCCACCAGCGAAAAACTCTCTGCAGAATGATGTTGACAAATGGTTAACTTGTGATATG GAAGACCATTCTTTAGTTAGTGAAGGAGTGTCCAGTGAAG AGTTTGATAAGTTTCTGGAAGATCGGGCGAAGGCGGCAGACCAAGGTGGGCAGGCAGTTCGCAGCGGGCCACCCTCCACATCCAGACCACCGCCACAGTCTACCCGGCAACAGGACCGATCACATGACCAGCTTTTTTCACTTTGA